In a single window of the Amycolatopsis sp. cg5 genome:
- a CDS encoding VOC family protein, giving the protein MACRISELVLECRDPEVLARFWCEVLDFVELDREDGAIEIGPREGFGGAQPTIILSPNPEPVQAKPRLHIDVNATDRDQDAELERLLKIGARPADIGQTGEEPWHVLHDPEGNEFCLLRARIKEL; this is encoded by the coding sequence ATGGCATGCCGGATCAGTGAACTCGTACTCGAATGCCGTGATCCCGAGGTGCTGGCGCGGTTCTGGTGCGAGGTACTGGACTTCGTCGAGCTCGATCGTGAGGACGGCGCCATCGAGATCGGGCCGCGCGAAGGTTTCGGCGGCGCGCAGCCGACGATCATCCTCAGCCCGAACCCGGAGCCGGTACAGGCGAAACCCAGGCTGCACATCGACGTCAACGCCACGGACCGCGATCAGGACGCCGAACTCGAGCGGCTGCTGAAGATCGGGGCGCGCCCGGCCGACATCGGCCAGACCGGCGAGGAGCCCTGGCACGTTCTTCACGACCCGGAAGGCAACGAATTCTGCCTGCTCCGCGCCCGTATCAAGGAACTCTAG
- a CDS encoding SRPBCC family protein, with amino-acid sequence MVEISARAHAHAAPAVVYALLRDGASWPDWSPLGSFELLREGETEREGIGALRLFRTGTIKSREEIVELVQDRRLSYELRGGLPLRNYRADVDLTPRDGGTDIHWHSAFEPKIPGTGWFYRWFLGRVLRRMAETLAARAAGGAP; translated from the coding sequence ATGGTTGAGATTTCGGCGCGAGCGCACGCGCACGCGGCACCGGCCGTCGTCTACGCGTTGCTCCGCGATGGCGCGAGCTGGCCGGACTGGTCCCCACTCGGGTCGTTCGAGCTGCTCAGAGAAGGTGAGACGGAACGCGAGGGGATCGGTGCGCTCCGCCTCTTCCGTACCGGGACCATCAAGAGCCGCGAGGAGATCGTCGAGCTCGTCCAAGACCGGCGGCTCAGCTACGAGCTGCGGGGCGGCCTGCCGCTGCGGAACTACCGCGCCGACGTCGACCTGACCCCGCGCGACGGCGGCACGGACATCCACTGGCATTCCGCGTTCGAGCCGAAGATCCCCGGCACCGGCTGGTTCTATCGCTGGTTCCTTGGTCGGGTGCTCCGGCGGATGGCCGAAACCCTCGCGGCGCGGGCCGCCGGAGGCGCCCCATAA
- a CDS encoding TetR/AcrR family transcriptional regulator yields the protein MRLRLLDATIDCLVEYGYAGTTTTKVADLAGVTRGAQVHHFPTKTDLVTSAIRHLAAKRTEVAMAELDRLKASADPIGDALDLLWEMHQGPVFSATVELWVASRTDDELRRQMAAVEPIATSSLVDFGKALMPEYAGHPEFLHAVYTAMDVVRGILIASWATRDQAELEARWARGRGHLRLLFTALLESAAAPR from the coding sequence ATGCGCCTGCGGCTGCTGGACGCCACCATCGATTGCCTGGTCGAGTACGGCTACGCGGGCACCACGACCACCAAGGTCGCCGACCTCGCCGGGGTCACCAGGGGCGCGCAGGTGCACCACTTCCCGACGAAGACCGACCTGGTCACCTCCGCGATCCGCCACCTCGCCGCGAAGCGCACCGAGGTGGCGATGGCCGAGCTGGACCGGCTCAAGGCGTCGGCGGACCCGATCGGGGACGCGCTGGATCTGCTGTGGGAGATGCACCAGGGCCCGGTGTTCTCCGCGACCGTCGAGCTGTGGGTCGCCTCGCGCACCGACGACGAGCTCCGGCGGCAGATGGCGGCCGTCGAGCCGATCGCGACCAGCAGCCTGGTCGACTTCGGCAAGGCGCTGATGCCCGAGTACGCCGGGCATCCCGAGTTCCTGCACGCGGTCTACACCGCGATGGACGTGGTCCGCGGCATCCTCATCGCCAGCTGGGCCACGCGTGACCAGGCCGAGCTGGAAGCCCGCTGGGCACGCGGGCGCGGCCACCTCCGGCTGCTGTTCACCGCCCTGCTGGAGTCGGCGGCCGCGCCTCGCTGA
- a CDS encoding SDR family oxidoreductase → MTIVVTGATGQLGRLIVKHLLERVPSSEVVGSVRVPEKAADLGIDVRHGDFDKPETLPAAFAGADKLLIISADGDNVTRVRQHTAAVEAAKAAGVKHIVYTSLTAADTSGIALANTHRPTEEAIRATGIPFTFLRNNWYFENNTGTVQGALATGAVATSSQGGRFAPAAREDYARAAAVVLATDGHENAVYELGGPVSYSFADWAAAISDVSGKAVAYQEITEEEAAAGLTAAGLPGHVVELITDFYATLARGEMDLPREDLRKLIGRDPVTLKEFVASVVS, encoded by the coding sequence ATGACCATCGTGGTGACCGGAGCGACCGGACAGCTCGGCAGGCTGATCGTGAAACACCTGCTGGAGCGCGTGCCGTCGAGTGAGGTCGTCGGCAGCGTGCGCGTCCCGGAGAAGGCCGCCGACCTGGGCATCGACGTCCGGCATGGCGACTTCGACAAGCCGGAGACGCTGCCTGCCGCGTTCGCGGGCGCAGACAAGCTGCTGATCATCTCGGCCGACGGTGACAACGTCACGCGGGTCCGTCAGCACACCGCCGCCGTCGAGGCCGCGAAGGCCGCCGGCGTCAAGCACATCGTCTACACCTCGCTGACCGCCGCCGACACCAGCGGCATCGCGCTGGCGAACACGCACCGCCCGACCGAGGAGGCCATCAGGGCCACCGGCATCCCGTTCACCTTCCTGCGCAACAACTGGTACTTCGAGAACAACACGGGCACCGTGCAGGGCGCGCTCGCGACCGGCGCCGTCGCCACGTCGAGCCAGGGCGGCCGATTCGCGCCGGCCGCGCGCGAGGACTACGCCCGCGCGGCCGCGGTCGTGCTCGCCACCGACGGCCACGAGAACGCCGTCTACGAACTGGGCGGCCCGGTTTCGTACAGCTTCGCGGACTGGGCGGCGGCGATCTCGGACGTCTCCGGCAAGGCGGTCGCCTACCAGGAGATCACCGAAGAGGAAGCCGCCGCAGGGCTGACCGCGGCCGGGCTCCCCGGCCACGTGGTCGAGCTGATCACGGACTTCTACGCCACGCTCGCCCGCGGCGAGATGGACCTGCCGCGCGAAGACCTGCGCAAGCTGATCGGCCGCGACCCCGTGACGCTCAAGGAGTTCGTCGCCTCGGTGGTGAGCTGA
- a CDS encoding winged helix-turn-helix transcriptional regulator, translating into MLPNPFEKDCPTRQILDRIGDRWTVLIILTLTGGPQRFTDIGKRVEGISQKVLTQTLQSLVRDGMLTRTAYAEIPPRVEYELTKLGRNLAETVSYLDRWAREHIDEVIKARAAYDGVNA; encoded by the coding sequence GTGCTGCCCAACCCGTTCGAGAAGGACTGCCCGACCCGTCAGATCCTCGACCGGATCGGCGACCGCTGGACCGTGCTGATCATCCTGACCCTCACCGGCGGGCCGCAGCGGTTCACCGACATCGGGAAACGGGTCGAGGGCATCTCGCAGAAGGTGCTCACCCAGACCCTGCAGAGCCTGGTGCGCGACGGCATGCTCACCCGCACCGCGTACGCCGAGATCCCGCCGCGCGTCGAGTACGAGCTGACCAAGCTGGGCCGCAACCTCGCCGAAACAGTGTCCTACCTCGACCGCTGGGCGCGCGAGCACATCGACGAGGTCATCAAGGCCCGTGCGGCCTACGACGGGGTCAATGCCTGA
- a CDS encoding response regulator codes for MITVVVVDDEPMVCAHLRTILGSADDIEVVAQAQDGAEAVEMVVRHRPRVVLMDLRMPGVDGLTAIERIGELPDPPAVVALTTFDADTYVIRALRAGAAGFLVKSTPPEDLIGLVRVAADGHTVLSPSAARRLVAAGADGAQRGEDARRRAASLTDRETEVLACLGEGLSNADIAKRLHLSEATVKSYVSRMLVKLGCANRTQAGLLAHEAGLVRH; via the coding sequence ATGATCACGGTCGTCGTCGTCGATGACGAGCCGATGGTGTGCGCGCATCTGCGCACCATCCTCGGCTCCGCTGACGACATCGAGGTCGTCGCACAGGCGCAGGACGGCGCCGAAGCCGTTGAAATGGTGGTGCGGCACCGGCCGAGGGTCGTGCTGATGGATCTGCGGATGCCCGGCGTCGACGGGCTCACCGCGATCGAGCGCATCGGCGAGCTGCCCGATCCGCCCGCGGTCGTCGCGCTCACCACGTTCGACGCCGACACCTACGTCATCCGCGCGCTGCGGGCGGGCGCGGCCGGATTCCTCGTGAAGTCGACACCGCCGGAAGACCTGATCGGCCTGGTCAGGGTGGCCGCCGACGGGCACACCGTGCTCTCGCCGTCAGCCGCCCGCCGTCTGGTGGCCGCGGGCGCCGACGGCGCGCAGCGCGGTGAGGACGCCCGTCGCCGCGCGGCTTCGCTGACCGACCGCGAAACCGAGGTGCTGGCTTGCCTCGGCGAAGGACTGTCCAACGCGGACATCGCCAAGCGGCTGCATCTGTCGGAGGCGACCGTGAAGAGCTACGTCTCGCGGATGCTCGTGAAACTCGGCTGCGCCAACCGGACCCAGGCCGGGTTGCTCGCGCACGAAGCCGGTCTCGTCAGGCATTGA